The nucleotide sequence GCATGCTCGCCCATGCCCTCGAAGGTGACGGCCTTCAGAAAGCGCGCGGGGATGATGCGGTCGGTGTCGATGTCGTTGCCGGTGACAGGGATGCCGCGGCCCGACAGCTGGCGGCGCTTGAAATCGGTCGTGGTCATTTCAGGATCTCCCTTACGTCGGTGACGGCGCCGGTGATGGCGGCAGCGGCGACCATGGCCGGGCTCATGAGCAGGGTGCGCCCCGTGGGGCTGCCCTGCCGCCCGATGAAGTTGCGGTTGCTGGACGACGCGCTCATCTCGCGCCCCTGCAGCTTGTCCTCGTTCATGCCGAGGCACATCGAGCAGCCGGCCTTGCGCCACTGAAAGCCCGCGGCCAGGAAGATCTCGTGCAGGCCCTCGGCCTCGGCGGCTTTGGCGACCTGCTGCGAGCCGGGCACGATGAGCGCGCGGACGTGGCTTGCGACCTTGCCCTTTTTCGCCACCTCGGCGGCGATCCGAAGATCGGAGAGGCGGCCGTTGGTGCACGAGCCCACGAACGCCACGTCGATCTTCGCGCCCTTGATCGGCTGGCCCGCCGCGAAGCCCATGTGCGCGAGCGCCTCGCGGAAGGTGGGCCGCTCGGCCTCGGGCTGGTCCTCGGGCGCCGGGATCTTTTCGCTGACGCCCACCGACATGCCCGGATTGATGCCCCACGTCACCACGGGCTCGATGGCCCCGCCGTCGAGGTGCTTGACGTCGTCGAACGCGGCGCCCGGCTCGGTCGCGATCGTCTTCCACCACGCGGCCGCGCGGTCGAATGCCGCGCCCTGCGGCGCATAGGGCCGGCCGCGGAGGTACTCGATGGTGGTCGCGTCGGGATTGACGTAGCCGAAGCGCGCGCCGCCCTCGATGGACATGTTGCAGAGGGTGAGGCGCTCTTCCATGGTCATGCGGTCGATGGTGTCCCCGGCGTACTCGTAGGCGTAGCCCACGCCGCCCTTCACGCCGAGCGTGCCGATGATGGCGAGGATCACGTCCTTGGCGTAGACGCCCTTGGCGAGCACGCCCTCCACCCGCACCTGGCGCAGCTTGGGCTTGGCCATGGAGAGGCACTGGGTCGCCAGAATGTCGCGAACCTGGGTCGTCCCGATGCCGAAGGCGATGGCGCCGACGGCGCCGTGGGTGGACGTGTGGCTGTCGCCGCAGGCGATGGTCATGCCCGGCTGGCTGAGGCCCAGCTCAGGCCCGATCACGTGCACGATGCCCTGCTTGCCGGTCGCCATGTCGAAGAGCGGCAGACCGAACTCCTTGATGTTCCGGTACATGTGCGCCGCCATCTCCTCTGCCTCGGGGTCGGCGTAGGGGCGGCGTTGGTCGGTCGTCGGGATGATGTGGTCGAGCGTGCCGAAGGTCCGCTCGGGCATACGCACCTTGAGCTTGAGATCCTTGAGCATCTGGAAGGCCTGCGGCGTCGTCACCTCGTGGATGAGGTGCAGGCCGATCAGGAGCTGGGTCTGGCCGGACGGCAGGGTCCGGACCGAGTGCGCTTCCCATACCTTGTCGAGCAGTGTGCGTGCCATGGCAATCCTCCGCCGGGTATCATACCCATATGTCCACAGAAGTCCACGACCTCTCTATAGCCGAGCTCTCGGGGCTGATCGCGGCGCGCAAGCTGTCGCCCGTGGAGCTGGTCGACGCGCTGATCCGTCGCGTCGAGGCATTCGACGCGCAGACGCAGGCGTTCATCACGCGCACCTTCGACCTGGCCCGCCGTCAGGCCCGGCAGGCCGAGGCCGAGATCGCGACGGGCAAGTACCGCGGCGCGCTCCACGGCATCCCCTTCGCGCTCAAGGACATCTACGACACGCAAGGCATCCTCACCTCCGGCCACTCGCGGGTCTTCATCAATCGGATCCCGTCGGAGGATGCCACCGCGACGACCCGGCTCTACGACGCCGGCGCCATCCTGTTAGGAAAACTGGCCACGCATGAGATGGCGCACGCGGGGCCCTCGTTCGATCTGCCCTGGCCTCCGGCGCGGAACCCGTGGAACCTCGCCCGCTTCACAGGCGGCTCGTCGAGCGGATCGGGCGCCGCCGTCGCGGCCGGCTTGGTTCCGGTGGCCCTCGGCTCCGACACCGGTGGATCGATCCGCGGCCCGGCGTCCCTCTGCGGCGTCGTCGGACTCATGCCGACGTTCGGGCTGGTGAGCCGGGCGGGCGTGATCACCAACTCCTACACGTTCGATCACTGCGGGCCGCTCGCGCGGACCGTGGACGATTGCGCGCTGGTGCTGGAGGCCCTCGCCGGCTACGACCCGAAGGATGCGGGGAGCCTCCAGCGGCCGATCCCTCCGTACCGTCAGGCGCTCGGCCAGGATCTGCGCGGGCTCAGGATCGGCGTCCTGCGTCACCACTGGGAGGAGGACATTCCGGCGTCCGAGGACGTGCGCCGGGCCATGGACGCCGCGCTCGATGTCCTGCGCCGGCTCGGCGCCCTACTCGAGGAATGCCGCGTGCGGCCGCTCGGCAGCTACTTCGATGTCAAGATCATCATCGCCGAGAGCGAGATCTTCAGCGTCCACCAGAAGAACCTGGTCTCCCGGCCCAAGGACTTCGGCGCCAACTTTCTCTCGCGCGTGCTGCCGTCCGTGCTCTTTACCGCCCACGACTACGTCCAGGCCACGCGCGAGCATCGGCGGATGATGGTGGAGATGGAGCCGGTCTATGCAAAGTTCGACGCCTTCGTCACCGCCGGCATGGGCGAGGCCCCGGCGCTGGCGGACTACCGCAGCGTGTCGTTCTGGCAGAAGCCGAGCCCGCTCACCGCCTGGAACGTAACCGGCCAGCCCGTCCTGGCGCTTCCCAACGGATTTGGAAGAAACGGCCTCCCGCTCGGCATGCAGGTGGTCGGCCGGCCATTCGGTGAGACGACGATCCTGCGCATCGGCCAGGCCTACGAGCGCGCCACGGAGTGGCACACGCGGCGCCCCCAGCTCGTGCCTGGGACGGTAGCGCCGGACGTCGTCCCTCCGCCGGTTCTCTCAGTGCCCGACGGCCGGGCCGACGCCCAAACGCGCGATCTCTGCGTGCAAGGCGCCCGGCGGGCGGGCCTGCGGCTCGACGATCTGATGCTGGCCCAGCTCCTGGAGGGAGCGCCGTACGCGCTGGACATGGTGCGGCGCCTCCGCCGCGACCACGACATTCACCACGAGCCCGCGAACGTCTTCAGCTTTCCTGCGGCCGACCACTAAGGGAGACGCCGTGAAGATCCGACCGAATCGCGTGAAGCAGCAGCTCGCCGCTGGGAAGGTCGCCACGATCGTGGCCGGCACCAATGAACCGGATCTGATCGATCAACTCGGCCCGCTGGGCGTGGACGGCATCTGGCTGGAGGGCGAGCACGGCGGCGTCGACTTTGCCGACCTCGGCAATCTGACGCGGGCCTGCGACCTCTGGGGCGTGACCTCGGTCGTTCGGGTGATGGACAACGACTACGCCACGATCTACCGCACGCTCGATCGGGGCGCCCAGGGCATCGTGGTGCCGCACGTCAACACCCGCGCCGAGGCCAAGGCGGCCGTCGAGGCCGCGAAGTTCGCGCCGCTCGGCAAGCGCGGCATGTTCACGAGCCGGCAGGGCTTCGCCGTGGACGACTATCTCAAGACCGCCAACGACCAGAGCCTGCTGATCGTCCTGATCGAGGATATCGTCGCCGTCAACAACCTCGACGAGATCCTCGCGGTAGACCACATCGACGTTTTCTTCGTGGCGCCGAACGACCTGGCGACCTCCATGGGCCACATCGGCAACATGGGCCACCCGGAAGTCCAGCAGACGGTGGACGAGGCGATCACGAAGATCGTCCGGTCCGGCCACGTGGCCGGTACCCTCGTGAACTCCGGCAACGTGGAGCGCTACACGCGCCTGGGCGTGCGCGCGGTGATGACCAGCTTCTTCCCCTGG is from Candidatus Rokuibacteriota bacterium and encodes:
- the leuC gene encoding 3-isopropylmalate dehydratase large subunit; translated protein: MARTLLDKVWEAHSVRTLPSGQTQLLIGLHLIHEVTTPQAFQMLKDLKLKVRMPERTFGTLDHIIPTTDQRRPYADPEAEEMAAHMYRNIKEFGLPLFDMATGKQGIVHVIGPELGLSQPGMTIACGDSHTSTHGAVGAIAFGIGTTQVRDILATQCLSMAKPKLRQVRVEGVLAKGVYAKDVILAIIGTLGVKGGVGYAYEYAGDTIDRMTMEERLTLCNMSIEGGARFGYVNPDATTIEYLRGRPYAPQGAAFDRAAAWWKTIATEPGAAFDDVKHLDGGAIEPVVTWGINPGMSVGVSEKIPAPEDQPEAERPTFREALAHMGFAAGQPIKGAKIDVAFVGSCTNGRLSDLRIAAEVAKKGKVASHVRALIVPGSQQVAKAAEAEGLHEIFLAAGFQWRKAGCSMCLGMNEDKLQGREMSASSSNRNFIGRQGSPTGRTLLMSPAMVAAAAITGAVTDVREILK
- a CDS encoding aldolase/citrate lyase family protein, producing MKIRPNRVKQQLAAGKVATIVAGTNEPDLIDQLGPLGVDGIWLEGEHGGVDFADLGNLTRACDLWGVTSVVRVMDNDYATIYRTLDRGAQGIVVPHVNTRAEAKAAVEAAKFAPLGKRGMFTSRQGFAVDDYLKTANDQSLLIVLIEDIVAVNNLDEILAVDHIDVFFVAPNDLATSMGHIGNMGHPEVQQTVDEAITKIVRSGHVAGTLVNSGNVERYTRLGVRAVMTSFFPWIQAGAKDLIERAAEGAQG
- a CDS encoding amidase translates to MSTEVHDLSIAELSGLIAARKLSPVELVDALIRRVEAFDAQTQAFITRTFDLARRQARQAEAEIATGKYRGALHGIPFALKDIYDTQGILTSGHSRVFINRIPSEDATATTRLYDAGAILLGKLATHEMAHAGPSFDLPWPPARNPWNLARFTGGSSSGSGAAVAAGLVPVALGSDTGGSIRGPASLCGVVGLMPTFGLVSRAGVITNSYTFDHCGPLARTVDDCALVLEALAGYDPKDAGSLQRPIPPYRQALGQDLRGLRIGVLRHHWEEDIPASEDVRRAMDAALDVLRRLGALLEECRVRPLGSYFDVKIIIAESEIFSVHQKNLVSRPKDFGANFLSRVLPSVLFTAHDYVQATREHRRMMVEMEPVYAKFDAFVTAGMGEAPALADYRSVSFWQKPSPLTAWNVTGQPVLALPNGFGRNGLPLGMQVVGRPFGETTILRIGQAYERATEWHTRRPQLVPGTVAPDVVPPPVLSVPDGRADAQTRDLCVQGARRAGLRLDDLMLAQLLEGAPYALDMVRRLRRDHDIHHEPANVFSFPAADH